From one Nocardioides sp. Kera G14 genomic stretch:
- a CDS encoding helix-turn-helix domain-containing protein: MLTNVATVIWDGLSPFEFGVACEAFALDRSNDGIPVPEFAVCAPTVGPVRTSVGFPIEVAHDLGRLAEADLVVVPAMGHTDRDTLPAGVAEALWAAHDRGARLLTFCSGAFALGATGLLDGRECTTHWMYTDKLQRLYPEAKVVPEVLYVDAGQIVTSAGTAAGLDASLHIWRQEYGAAVAAQIARRMVVPPQRDGGQAQFITRAVVEPDSESFGPLLEWIVDHLDEELDVAGLAARSMMSARTFARRFRAETGATPHAWITAQRVLRAEQLLEQTDRPVEWVASEAGFGNAATLRHHFTRVRGLSPQAYRRRFSCTTAS; this comes from the coding sequence GTGCTCACCAACGTTGCCACCGTCATCTGGGACGGCCTCAGCCCCTTCGAGTTCGGCGTCGCCTGCGAGGCGTTCGCGCTCGATCGCAGCAACGACGGCATCCCGGTTCCGGAGTTCGCGGTCTGCGCGCCGACGGTCGGCCCGGTGCGCACCTCGGTGGGGTTCCCGATCGAGGTCGCCCACGACCTGGGTCGCCTGGCCGAGGCCGACCTCGTCGTGGTCCCGGCGATGGGTCACACCGATCGGGACACGCTGCCCGCCGGCGTGGCCGAGGCGCTGTGGGCCGCCCACGACCGCGGTGCGCGCCTGCTGACCTTCTGCTCGGGGGCCTTCGCCCTCGGTGCGACGGGCCTGCTGGACGGCCGGGAGTGCACCACCCACTGGATGTACACCGACAAGCTGCAGCGCCTGTACCCCGAGGCGAAGGTGGTCCCCGAGGTCCTCTACGTGGACGCCGGCCAGATCGTCACCAGCGCCGGCACGGCCGCCGGGCTGGACGCGAGTCTGCACATCTGGCGTCAGGAGTACGGAGCGGCCGTGGCGGCCCAGATCGCGCGTCGGATGGTGGTGCCGCCGCAGCGCGACGGCGGCCAGGCGCAGTTCATCACCCGAGCGGTCGTGGAGCCGGACAGTGAGTCCTTCGGGCCGTTGCTCGAGTGGATCGTCGACCACCTCGACGAGGAGCTCGACGTGGCCGGGCTGGCGGCGCGGTCGATGATGTCGGCGCGGACCTTCGCGCGGCGCTTCCGCGCCGAGACCGGCGCGACGCCCCATGCCTGGATCACCGCGCAACGGGTCCTGCGGGCCGAGCAGCTGCTTGAGCAGACCGACCGTCCGGTCGAGTGGGTGGCTTCGGAGGCGGGGTTCGGCAACGCCGCGACGCTGCGCCACCACTTCACGCGTGTGCGTGGACTGAGCCCGCAGGCCTACCGCCGTCGCTTCAGCTGTACGACGGCGTCGTGA
- the rpsA gene encoding 30S ribosomal protein S1 — protein MTTLSALPDYDAPQVAVNDIGSEEAFLAAIDATIKYFNDGDLVSGTIVKVDRDEVLLDIGYKTEGVIPSRELSIKHDVDPNEVVSVGDEVEALVLQKEDKEGRLILSKKRAQYERAWGTIEKVKEEDGVVEGTVIEVVKGGLIIDIGLRGFLPASLVEMRRVRDLQPYVGQTLEAKIIELDKNRNNVVLSRRAWLEQTQSEVRHGFLTQLQKGQIRKGVVSSIVNFGAFVDLGGVDGLVHVSELSWKHIDHPSEVVTVGDEVTVEVLDVDMDRERVSLSLKATQEDPWQHFARTHQIGQIVPGKVTKLVPFGAFVRVEEGIEGLVHISELAERHVEIPEQVVQVNDDAMVKIIDIDLERRRISLSLKQANETSAAADVEEFDPTLYGMPATYDEQGNYIYPEGFDPETGEWLEGFEAQKAAWEEQYAQAHARWEAHVKQQAEAKAAEAEAGEATSYSSEGAEETGGSLASDEALQALREKLTGN, from the coding sequence ATGACGACTCTCTCTGCTCTTCCGGACTACGACGCGCCGCAGGTTGCGGTCAACGACATCGGCTCCGAAGAGGCCTTCCTCGCGGCGATCGACGCCACGATCAAGTACTTCAACGACGGCGACCTGGTCTCCGGCACCATCGTCAAGGTCGACCGCGACGAGGTCCTCCTCGACATCGGCTACAAGACCGAGGGCGTCATCCCCTCCCGTGAGCTCTCCATCAAGCACGACGTCGACCCCAACGAGGTCGTTTCCGTGGGCGATGAGGTCGAGGCGCTCGTCCTCCAGAAGGAGGACAAGGAGGGTCGCCTGATCCTGTCCAAGAAGCGCGCTCAGTACGAGCGCGCCTGGGGCACGATCGAGAAGGTCAAGGAGGAGGACGGCGTCGTCGAGGGCACCGTCATCGAGGTCGTCAAGGGCGGTCTCATCATCGACATCGGCCTCCGCGGCTTCCTGCCCGCCTCGCTCGTCGAGATGCGTCGCGTCCGCGACCTGCAGCCCTACGTCGGCCAGACGCTCGAGGCGAAGATCATCGAGCTCGACAAGAACCGCAACAACGTGGTCCTCTCGCGTCGCGCCTGGCTCGAGCAGACCCAGTCCGAGGTTCGCCACGGCTTCCTGACCCAGCTCCAGAAGGGTCAGATCCGCAAGGGTGTCGTCTCCTCGATCGTCAACTTCGGTGCGTTCGTGGACCTCGGCGGCGTCGACGGTCTCGTCCACGTGTCCGAGCTCTCCTGGAAGCACATCGACCACCCGTCCGAGGTCGTCACCGTCGGCGACGAGGTCACCGTCGAGGTCCTCGACGTCGACATGGACCGCGAGCGTGTCTCCCTGTCGCTGAAGGCGACGCAGGAGGACCCGTGGCAGCACTTCGCCCGGACCCACCAGATCGGCCAGATCGTCCCGGGTAAGGTCACCAAGCTCGTCCCGTTCGGTGCGTTCGTCCGCGTCGAGGAGGGCATCGAGGGCCTCGTCCACATCTCCGAGCTCGCCGAGCGTCACGTGGAGATCCCGGAGCAGGTCGTCCAGGTCAACGACGACGCGATGGTCAAGATCATCGACATCGACCTCGAGCGTCGCCGGATCTCCCTCTCGCTCAAGCAGGCCAACGAGACCAGCGCCGCTGCGGACGTCGAGGAGTTCGACCCGACGCTCTACGGCATGCCGGCGACGTACGACGAGCAGGGCAACTACATCTACCCCGAGGGCTTCGACCCGGAGACGGGCGAGTGGCTCGAGGGCTTCGAGGCCCAGAAGGCCGCCTGGGAGGAGCAGTACGCCCAGGCCCACGCCCGCTGGGAGGCTCACGTCAAGCAGCAGGCCGAGGCCAAGGCCGCCGAGGCCGAGGCTGGCGAGGCCACCTCGTACAGCTCCGAGGGTGCTGAGGAGACCGGCGGCTCGCTGGCCTCCGACGAGGCGCTCCAGGCGCTGCGTGAGAAGCTCACCGGCAACTGA
- a CDS encoding Ig-like domain-containing protein, protein MRIRPSIAAAVGLSTLSLYSVAMPSIADAATTITPTPTPPATPAYAANATADILSLNAVGVPALGSLAGVVVGEAQGQVDSDGGLSAGGQPVLAKAFGGALSLKVAEQGGDPLYSLQGAPPDNTTATTGSGATIAQLSPLASVGLVNTSAQARWNSAASCAPTSLVPTTSMASTADLTVVGGDVAGLTLPALVTLPGTASVEETITQTANTATAADDRILTATSTSNVAAVELLGGAIKVEVNRNPSLTASATGLAGSTGAVAWTSPLLSVKVGTQDLTIPADGSPLNITGLPGLSPLLDVQLSLGQKTDEVTSRTGASAKASLLHVKVSLLSGVAGGLTVLDTDVVPFSASVTVPDGGIQCTTDPDGDGLTTDQEQGTGTDPYNPDTDGDGIADGAEGSSTTVPAPPVVTAPTDGTLSKDATPDVVGTAPIGSTVYLAIDGGTAVPVNVDGTGHWTYTTGTLAEGPHTLVATDKNASGASSSPVTVHYTVDTVAPSAPVVGPMAPSSDTTPVIAGTAEKNSTVDVYVDGAKVGTVTATPQGTWSYQVPDSGALGLGLHPITAQSTDAAGNVSPMSSTVTYTVTLQGTGTPDVVAPGAPLIAPIPAGTDTTPTIYGTAEPGATVGVYIDGTKVGTTTSGSNGVWAFTPTTPLSVGDHTVTATATDAAGNTSLMSSPATATISSIPPTDTDGDGLTDPQEAALGTNPKKADTDGDGLTDGQEVKVYKTNPVKADTDGDGLTDGQEVKGIRIRSKLRLKGKLKAKPKAVVWVVRTNPRLADTDHDGIGDGAEARGTKNTKRFKLYGRHLPTNPLRADSDHDGLTDSQEIARYRSNPLDWDTDHGGKADGWEVKRGWSPLKKGKLPPGYKKLKKSQR, encoded by the coding sequence ATGCGCATCCGCCCCTCCATCGCAGCAGCCGTGGGCCTCAGCACCCTCAGCCTCTACTCCGTCGCGATGCCCAGCATCGCCGACGCCGCCACCACGATCACCCCGACCCCCACCCCGCCCGCGACCCCGGCGTACGCCGCGAACGCGACGGCCGACATCCTCAGCCTCAACGCCGTGGGAGTTCCGGCACTCGGCAGCCTCGCCGGTGTCGTCGTGGGCGAGGCACAGGGCCAGGTCGACAGTGACGGCGGCCTCAGCGCAGGCGGCCAGCCGGTGCTCGCGAAGGCCTTCGGCGGCGCACTGTCCCTGAAGGTCGCCGAGCAGGGCGGTGACCCGCTCTACTCGCTCCAGGGCGCTCCGCCGGACAACACCACCGCGACGACCGGCTCCGGGGCCACCATCGCCCAGCTTTCCCCGCTCGCGAGCGTCGGCCTGGTGAACACCTCCGCCCAGGCGCGTTGGAACAGCGCCGCCTCCTGCGCCCCGACCTCCCTGGTGCCGACGACCTCCATGGCGTCGACAGCGGACCTGACGGTCGTGGGTGGCGACGTCGCCGGCCTCACCCTCCCCGCCCTGGTGACGCTGCCCGGCACGGCGTCGGTCGAGGAGACCATCACCCAGACCGCCAACACGGCCACCGCTGCGGACGACCGCATCCTCACGGCCACCTCGACCAGCAACGTCGCCGCCGTCGAGCTCCTCGGCGGAGCGATCAAGGTCGAGGTCAACCGGAACCCGTCGCTGACGGCATCGGCCACGGGCCTGGCCGGCAGCACCGGCGCGGTCGCCTGGACCTCGCCGCTCCTGTCGGTCAAGGTGGGCACCCAGGACCTCACGATCCCCGCCGACGGCTCCCCGCTCAACATCACCGGCCTTCCCGGACTCTCGCCGCTGCTCGACGTCCAGCTCTCCCTCGGCCAGAAGACCGACGAGGTGACCAGTCGTACCGGCGCCTCGGCGAAGGCGTCCCTGCTGCACGTGAAGGTCTCGCTGCTCTCCGGCGTCGCCGGTGGTCTCACCGTGCTCGACACCGACGTCGTGCCGTTCAGCGCGAGCGTCACCGTCCCCGACGGCGGCATCCAGTGCACCACCGACCCCGACGGCGACGGCCTCACCACCGACCAGGAGCAGGGGACCGGCACGGACCCCTACAACCCCGACACCGACGGTGACGGGATCGCGGATGGCGCCGAGGGGTCGTCCACGACGGTTCCGGCTCCCCCGGTCGTCACGGCGCCGACCGACGGGACCCTCTCCAAGGATGCGACCCCCGACGTCGTCGGCACCGCCCCGATCGGCTCGACCGTCTACCTCGCCATCGACGGTGGCACCGCCGTGCCCGTGAACGTCGACGGCACCGGTCACTGGACCTACACGACCGGGACGCTGGCAGAGGGGCCGCACACGCTTGTCGCCACCGACAAGAACGCCTCAGGTGCCTCGAGCAGCCCGGTCACGGTGCACTACACCGTCGACACCGTCGCCCCGTCTGCCCCGGTCGTCGGTCCGATGGCGCCGAGCAGCGACACCACGCCGGTGATCGCCGGCACGGCCGAGAAGAACTCGACGGTCGACGTGTACGTCGACGGTGCCAAGGTCGGCACGGTCACGGCCACGCCCCAGGGGACATGGAGCTATCAGGTTCCCGACTCGGGAGCCCTGGGTCTGGGCCTGCACCCCATCACGGCACAGTCGACCGACGCCGCCGGCAACGTCAGCCCGATGAGCTCGACGGTGACCTACACGGTGACCCTGCAGGGCACGGGCACCCCTGACGTCGTCGCGCCCGGAGCACCACTCATCGCGCCGATCCCCGCCGGCACCGACACCACACCGACGATCTACGGCACCGCCGAGCCCGGTGCGACGGTCGGCGTCTACATCGACGGCACCAAGGTCGGCACCACGACGTCGGGCAGCAACGGGGTGTGGGCGTTCACGCCGACCACGCCACTCAGCGTCGGTGATCACACGGTCACCGCCACGGCCACCGACGCCGCCGGCAACACCAGCCTGATGTCGTCACCCGCCACCGCGACCATCTCCTCGATCCCGCCGACCGACACCGACGGCGACGGTCTCACCGACCCCCAGGAGGCGGCGCTCGGGACGAACCCGAAGAAGGCCGACACCGACGGCGACGGCCTGACCGACGGCCAGGAGGTCAAGGTCTACAAGACCAACCCCGTCAAGGCCGACACCGACGGTGACGGGCTCACCGACGGCCAGGAGGTCAAGGGCATCCGGATCCGGTCCAAGCTCCGCCTCAAGGGCAAGCTGAAGGCGAAGCCGAAGGCCGTCGTCTGGGTGGTCAGGACCAACCCGCGCCTCGCGGACACCGACCACGACGGCATCGGCGACGGTGCCGAGGCCAGGGGGACGAAGAACACCAAGAGGTTCAAGCTCTACGGCCGGCACCTCCCGACCAACCCGCTGCGCGCCGACTCCGACCACGACGGACTCACCGACAGCCAGGAGATCGCCCGCTACCGGTCCAACCCGCTCGACTGGGACACCGACCACGGCGGCAAGGCCGACGGCTGGGAGGTGAAGCGCGGCTGGAGCCCGCTGAAGAAGGGCAAGCTCCCTCCGGGCTACAAGAAGCTCAAGAAGTCCCAGAGGTAG
- a CDS encoding class I SAM-dependent methyltransferase codes for MSESQGPIVYAERRSITEAESRRANGPDWDKYADEYQATHGPFLGDIGFVWGPEGVTEAELNILGDLDGKQVLELGSGAGQCARWARSVGATAYGLDLSHRQLQHSRRLDEATGVAVPSVRATATALPFADGAFDVVFCSFGALQFVAEIGTTIDEVVRVLRPGGRFAFSITHPTRWMFPDDPGPDGLVASQPYWDRTPYVEVDVETGKPSYVEHHRTLGDWVSLLAGAGFRITDLVEPEWPAGHERIWGGWSRARGEITPGTAIFGADLT; via the coding sequence GTGAGTGAGTCGCAGGGCCCGATCGTCTACGCCGAGCGCAGGTCCATCACGGAGGCCGAGTCACGACGGGCGAACGGACCGGACTGGGACAAGTACGCCGACGAGTACCAAGCGACGCACGGGCCCTTCCTCGGGGACATCGGCTTCGTCTGGGGCCCGGAGGGCGTCACCGAGGCCGAGCTGAACATCCTCGGTGACCTCGACGGCAAGCAGGTCCTGGAGCTCGGATCGGGCGCCGGCCAGTGCGCCCGCTGGGCGCGGTCGGTCGGGGCGACGGCGTACGGCCTGGACCTCTCCCACCGCCAGTTGCAGCATTCCCGTCGTCTCGACGAGGCGACGGGAGTGGCGGTGCCCTCGGTACGCGCGACGGCGACGGCACTCCCCTTCGCCGACGGCGCGTTCGACGTCGTCTTCTGCTCCTTCGGCGCGCTGCAGTTCGTCGCGGAGATCGGCACGACCATCGATGAGGTGGTGCGGGTGCTGCGGCCGGGCGGGCGGTTCGCGTTCTCGATCACGCATCCGACCCGCTGGATGTTCCCCGACGACCCCGGTCCCGACGGACTCGTCGCGAGTCAGCCCTACTGGGACCGCACGCCGTACGTCGAGGTCGACGTGGAGACCGGCAAGCCGTCGTACGTCGAGCACCACCGCACCCTGGGCGACTGGGTCTCCCTGCTGGCCGGGGCGGGCTTCCGGATCACCGACCTCGTGGAGCCGGAGTGGCCCGCGGGCCACGAGCGGATCTGGGGCGGATGGAGCCGCGCCCGGGGCGAGATCACCCCGGGCACTGCGATCTTCGGTGCCGACCTGACCTGA
- a CDS encoding DUF3068 domain-containing protein, translating to MRSVFGRVALLLGAFALAASAIAFVWGHDAAHRIPLDVDSVTQLTGTASGALAKSDTPVPVVYTNHTLADSHASTGDVFAAQQVSCMATSAEPCIDDNGDFVLDASDPSIVTIGTNKFALDRRTSMPVEDQAKYVKDSAEVAPYDGVVIKFPFDTEKKDYPYWDGTLGKAVTATYEGTKKIDGLETYEFHVVVPKTDAEIAEGTQGTYQAEQTIWVDPTTGSFIDQTGSQTVALPDGTLLLDADVRYTAETVKKNVDTAKSNTSSLRLVDVVARFGGLVLGVILIALGVFLLRRRATPEPAPKPAARMSKV from the coding sequence GTGCGTTCTGTTTTCGGCCGCGTCGCTTTGCTTCTCGGTGCCTTCGCCCTGGCGGCATCCGCCATCGCCTTCGTGTGGGGGCACGACGCTGCGCACCGCATCCCGCTCGACGTCGACTCCGTCACCCAGCTGACGGGCACGGCCTCGGGAGCGCTGGCGAAGTCCGACACCCCGGTCCCGGTGGTCTACACCAACCACACGCTGGCCGACTCCCACGCATCCACCGGCGACGTCTTCGCCGCTCAGCAGGTCAGCTGCATGGCGACGTCCGCCGAGCCCTGCATCGACGACAACGGCGACTTCGTCCTCGACGCGAGTGACCCCTCGATCGTCACGATCGGCACCAACAAGTTCGCTCTCGACCGCCGTACGTCGATGCCGGTCGAGGACCAGGCGAAGTACGTCAAGGACTCCGCAGAGGTGGCTCCTTACGACGGCGTCGTCATCAAGTTCCCCTTCGACACGGAGAAGAAGGACTACCCCTACTGGGACGGCACGCTCGGCAAGGCCGTCACCGCCACCTACGAGGGCACCAAGAAGATCGACGGCCTGGAGACCTACGAGTTCCACGTCGTCGTTCCCAAGACCGACGCTGAGATCGCCGAGGGAACGCAGGGCACCTACCAGGCCGAGCAGACCATCTGGGTCGACCCGACCACCGGCTCGTTCATCGATCAGACCGGCTCGCAGACGGTCGCGCTGCCTGACGGCACGCTCCTCCTCGACGCCGACGTCCGCTACACGGCGGAGACCGTGAAGAAGAACGTCGACACGGCCAAGAGCAACACCTCCTCGCTGCGGCTCGTCGACGTGGTCGCCCGGTTCGGCGGCCTCGTGCTCGGCGTCATCCTGATCGCCCTGGGCGTCTTCCTGCTCCGGAGGCGGGCGACGCCGGAGCCGGCCCCGAAGCCGGCCGCCCGCATGTCGAAGGTGTGA
- a CDS encoding acyltransferase family protein, whose translation MLSRPSSIPALDSVRFIGVLAVLLTHVGFNAGTYTTAGVFGHVVSRLAVGVSVFFVLSGFLLSREWLVRAAAGEPAPSALRYYWKRFWRIYPAYLVTVAVVMVAFPANRHLGLPRWVSALTMADSYSRHTLPDGFTQTWSLATEVGFYALLPLIMALIGRRLARWRIVTVLVLLSAISFWWIGDLSGRLPLAGRPAGEWIPGYLSWFAAGIALAVVHTAPGLFPRTDRALRGLGRSPGVCWTLVLAVLFIASSQLAGPWLLLPMTTSEALTRHVLYLVTGLLIVIPAAFGDPASRWVALLSHPWARHLGHVSYGIFLVHMALLQFAMWVFGFAQFRGHFVTITLVALAASIVVSEALYRLVERPFTRFGRRSATIPTMTPSAHRTT comes from the coding sequence ATGCTCAGCCGGCCCTCGTCGATACCCGCCCTGGACTCGGTGCGGTTCATCGGCGTACTGGCCGTGCTGCTGACGCACGTCGGCTTCAACGCCGGCACGTACACGACTGCCGGGGTCTTCGGGCATGTCGTGTCGCGGCTCGCGGTCGGCGTGTCGGTCTTCTTCGTCCTCTCAGGCTTCCTCCTGTCGCGTGAGTGGCTGGTGCGGGCGGCAGCCGGCGAGCCGGCCCCATCCGCACTTCGCTACTACTGGAAGCGGTTCTGGCGGATCTACCCTGCCTACCTCGTCACGGTCGCCGTCGTCATGGTCGCCTTCCCGGCCAACCGTCACCTCGGGCTGCCCCGTTGGGTCAGCGCACTCACGATGGCAGACAGCTACAGCCGCCACACGCTCCCCGACGGCTTCACGCAGACTTGGAGCCTCGCGACCGAGGTCGGCTTCTACGCGCTCCTCCCGTTGATCATGGCCTTGATCGGCCGGCGGTTGGCGCGCTGGCGGATCGTGACGGTGCTCGTCCTCCTGAGCGCGATCAGCTTCTGGTGGATCGGCGACCTCTCGGGCCGGCTTCCACTCGCCGGCCGTCCTGCCGGCGAGTGGATCCCCGGTTACCTCTCGTGGTTCGCCGCGGGCATCGCATTGGCAGTCGTGCACACCGCCCCAGGACTCTTTCCCCGCACGGACCGCGCACTTCGTGGTCTCGGCCGCAGCCCCGGAGTCTGCTGGACGCTTGTGCTCGCGGTGCTGTTCATCGCATCGAGTCAGCTGGCCGGCCCGTGGCTGCTGCTGCCCATGACGACCTCGGAGGCGCTCACGCGCCACGTGCTGTACCTCGTCACAGGCCTGTTGATCGTCATCCCCGCAGCGTTCGGCGACCCGGCGTCCCGCTGGGTCGCCCTCCTCTCACACCCATGGGCGCGACACCTGGGACACGTCTCCTACGGCATCTTCCTTGTCCATATGGCACTCCTGCAGTTCGCCATGTGGGTGTTCGGCTTCGCGCAGTTCCGCGGACACTTCGTCACGATCACCCTCGTGGCCTTGGCTGCCTCGATCGTCGTCTCGGAGGCTCTTTACCGATTGGTCGAGCGCCCGTTCACGCGCTTCGGCCGACGCTCCGCGACCATCCCGACCATGACTCCCAGCGCCCATAGAACCACGTAG